The DNA segment TTCCTAATTCTTTCATTATTCCTACAATGCTGCTCCCCTGCAAGTACAAATTAAATATCAATTTAACATTCTTGGCTTCTTCTTCATTTATAATTAATTCGCCATTAGTATCATTCTCGTAACCATAACATTTTCTATTATAAAGCTTTGAGGTTCCTTGGGCTGCTTTTTGTTTGATACCCCATTTTATATTATCACTTCTTGATTCATTTTCTGCCTGGGCTATAGATTCAATTATTGAAATCATTAAATCATTATCTGTATCTGCTGTATCTAGATTTTCTTGTTCAAATATAACTCTAATTCCAAGTAGTCTCAATTGGTGGAGGGCCTCCAATACTTCTACAGTATCTCTGCCAAATCTACTTATGTTTTTTGTAATAATGATTTCAAGGTTCCTAGATTTACAATCTTCTAGCATACGGTTAAATTCTTTTCTAGATGATCCTGTTTTGCTACTAGCAATATCTATATATACATCGACTAGTAACCATCTAGGTACTGAAGCCACCATTCTTGTTAAGGCTGATATTTGAGAAGTTAGGCTATTTAATTGATCCATACTATTTGAACTTACTCGGCTATAAATACCAACACGAGTCTCTCTTTGGGGAGGCCGTGCTGGTATAAATTGTACTTTTGGATTGTAAATCAATTCTATCACCTTCTTCTTAGCTAACTTCACTTTATATTTTACCATGACTACTCACCATTATAGATTGTTTTGCACATGTTAGGTAGCCTATTTTATAGGAATTTTTCATCTATCCTACATACTCGTCCTGTCAAAATCATCTAAGCAAACTACTCAACCTATAAAACTCGTCTTTTCTCGATATGTTCCCTAAACACTTGATATTACAAGCTTCTAGGCTATATAGTCGCTTTAAAATTCTAACCTAAAAGTCAATAAGTCCTGTAAGCCTTATACCATCAAGGCTTTAACTACATTTTAATTATCAACCCTTGACATCAATACCACCGTCTCCACGTGGCTTGAGTTGATGGAATTGATATCTGTGAGCCATTTTTGGAAGCATCTGTTCGTGGGAACATGTCAACTGCGTTGTTACTGTTTTTCAAGAAATCAACGTTTGCGGAAACATATCAATAATATACAATAGAGGTATAAATTAAATAGTTTGTTATTTGATATGATAAAACCGCTGATTCAGTTCTTTTCATCTAAAGGTACTGAAGCAAAAGCGCTCATAGCTCGTTTGAGTACAGGCGTTTCCTTATTCAAGGCTTTTTCTGCAAGGTATTTTGTTCCACCTTCTTGTGTATCAAGGCCTCCGTGAAGGCTTTTTCCTATTCAGCCATTCTCCTGTTGACACGCAATAATACGCTGTATCATTTCTTCCTGAATAATCTGTTCCTGATATAGCGTAGCTTCATCGGCTGTAAGGCTATGTAAAATTTCACTTTTTACACGATGCTTGATAGAGGGGTTTGCATTTTTAAGAAGAAAATCTATCATCTTTTGCTTTTTACTTTTTACTAAAAAACCTCCGACATAAAAAAGTGGTACACGGAAAAACTTTCCATGTGCTTTCAATTATATATTAACAGTTAATATTTTCAACTAAAATGATTCCCGCAATGATTGTTTATAACTAACAGGAATAAATTATACATCCATCCTGTATCCTCAACACTATGAAAAATGTCCGTTATCTACCTTAATTTATTTCTTCACTGCTTAACATTGTAGATATAATGTTATAGACATAAATAGATTCCTTAAAAATTCTGCAATTACATCACATACAGGTTCTATAAACCAGAGGTCGGAGTTTGGCAGGATTCTTAATGCGAATCTTGCTCTGCATTTTACCACAGGACAAATACATATCCAAAGCAAAATTTCGCTGCAGAGGCGAATTTTATTCATATATCCGGTTATTGAAAAACTCTCAAATGTAGTTAATATATAATTATAAAAGCTGTTAAATAAATCATTAGGAGGATTTATGAATAACTATATAAGTGAAAACATTAGGAATTTACGCCGTCAAAAAAATGTCACACAGGAAGAACTCGCTGAATATCTAAATATCTCATTTCAAACTATTAGCAAATGGGAAAGAGGTGAAAATCTACCTGATATCAACATGCTTGTAGCTTTGGCTAATTATTTTAATGTTTCAACGGATGAGCTTCTAGGGATGGATAAACATAAGAGTGATTTTTTTTCATATGACTTTGGAAAGAACATAAATGAGCTAATAAAAGAAGAAAAATACGATGAAGCAGTTAATAAATATCGTGAGGCACAAAAGATATACCCTAATAACATCGGAATCAGTGCAGGGCTAGCAATGGTACTTGCACTACGTAATGAATTATCCGATTGGGATGAAGCAGTAGAGTTGTGCAAAAAGGTTCTTGGTGAATTACAATATGAAAAAGTTAAAACTTCCGTGCGCACAGTTCTTTTTATCATCATGAAAAGTACAATGACCCGCGAGGAAGCACTTATACAGGTTAAACAGCTTACACATATATGGGAATCTCGTGAAATGATAACCTCGGAGATGTATGAAGGAGAGGAACGTGTTAGATACTTAAAAAGTTTAGTTAACCTTATTATATCATTACTATATAACAAAATAGAAAATGGACAATTAAATGATATGGAATTGCTTAAAATGATATATCTTGGACCGCAAAACATAGAGGATAATAAAGAATCAATCTTAAAAAAGCTTGAAATAATTAAAGATTTTATAGTCAGATGAATAACAAACAAAGAGGCCATGGGTTTCTTTGTATTATTGGAAATGTTTTTTTTAATATTGTGTAGCAAGGCCAATTTTTAAGGTAACTGCCAAAAAAGCCACTTGCTTTATTAGATAGTAAAGCAGTAGCTTCTTTTTTAGTATAATATTGTTATATAAAATGAGAATAGCAACTAAAATCTATGTGTTCTTTTATTAAAATGTAATATGGATAATGTGACATTGAATTACGGTTTTCAAATGCCCAATATACTCATTTATTACACCATAGGTTTTTATTTTGGCTTTATTGGTACCAGTAAATCGAGTTGAATAAATTGTGCTGCCTTTTCATCACCTGCAAAATATGAATATGCATTAAGATGCTCTTCTAAACAACCATTCATTCCAAATGGCTCCCGTGCATCATATTCATATTCGCTACTGTTCATAACCCATTGACCAAGAAGTTGCCATTCATGGAAATCGCCCATCTTGATACAATGAGCTGCATACAATCCGCCTTTAAAGTATTTCTTTTGTAGAGGAAATGGGACATCTAGATCATCGGGAATGGTCACCCAAAATTCATATCCATATGTTTCATTGCCAGTTGGTGAAGGATTATTAAATCCAAACATCCTCAAATCAGGTTTGATTTTTTGAAGTTCAATGCTTCTAACAAACTCGTTCAGCGGTTTCCCTGCATTTTCTTCGGGGTTTTCTCCGAAATAGTGGCTTGCCGCAACGGTGCAAGGTGGTAAATGAATAATACGTACATTCTTTAAGGTTGATAAAATTTCATTTGCTTTGTTTAGGTCGTCCATGGAATATTCCTCCTTAAATTTGATTTTTGAAAGACTAAGCGTTTGTATTACACTCATGATATCAGCATCATTAAGCATGTCAAGTCTGATATGCGTATGCATCATCGAATTTAATCGTGTTATAAATGTATTCAAAATATCCCGTATTGTTTGGAGTGCAATTATCTCGTTATTAAGCTCATCAATGCTTTCCTGAAAGATTTCAATAATTTTTGTTTGCTCATCATCATTAAAAATCATAGCAATCTTTTTCAAAGGAATACGCAGTTTCCGCAAAGTGATAATCTGTTGAAGACGTCTTAAAGCAGACTCATCATACACACGATAAGCATAATTCTGCTTTCGAGTGCTGGGCAATAGACCAATTTCATCATAATATCGAAGCATTCTTGTTGTAATATTAAAGGTCTTTGTAACCTCGCTGATCGTCATCAGTTTCATCTGCTCGCCTCCTTTCTGAAATCATTGTAATGGACGACACGACGTCAAAGTCAATAGCCTTTGATAAATATTAAATAACCGGAACTTGAAATAATGCTGTTCACTTCTAATTATTAGCCTTATTCGAAGTTGAATACGATCTATTGAAATTGAAATCATGCTCGTAATAGATATGTTTTATATGTGCTTTTCCATAAAACCTACTGTAAACGGCAAATAATCAAATTTCTTTATAAACAGATGAATAAAACCATTTTTAAGGTACCAATTTTTTAATATTCTGTTTTCTTCAATAATTTCTATTTTGATCTTATTACATCCCATTTCTTTTGCTTTCGTTTCACAATAATCAAGTAGGCGCTTGCCGTACCCTTTATGGCGGTAGCCAGGTAAAACTGCCAAGTTATGCAATTCAGCAACATTATCTTCGTCAATAGATATAGACACATATCCAACAAGTTTCTCTTGCTCATATAAACCAAACATCTGATACCCATCCGTAAACCGCTTTTGTAATGTATCAATTTCCATAAAGCTGGGATGCCTTGGGCAGTTTTGCTCTGATAGATTAAATTCCCTTGCTACTGTTGAAAAACTTTTATTAATTACCTTAACACAGTCCTGTAAGTCAGCTATTTTAATTTGCTTGATTTGTTCCATTTTACACTTCCTTCCCAAATAAATAAAATAAATAGTTGTTTTATTTATATGGTACGGTACAACAATAATCGTCATTCCAAAGTTGAACTTCGATATAGTAATACCTTTCTGCGATTTCTTCCATATATTCATCAATTGTACCTTTAAAGTCACGTATTGATTTAGATAGTATTTCTTTTGTCATAATTGTAATTTTATCATTTCTATTGGGAACCGCCATGCTATCTCCATAAATAAAACTGATAAATTCAGATGGAATGCTTCTCAATGAAATTTTAGCAACAAAACCATAATATATCCCTCCATAGTCAATATGTCGAATAAGGTGTGTATGCAAGATGCCTTTAAGGGTTACATAGTTCTTATGTTCCCGAAAAAGTTTCTAGATGACCCATTATTCAAAATATCCTGTATTTGTTGTTGGACAAAGTACCGCTTAAACACTTAAGCCCTTAAAATCTTTCCCATACAAATTAAGATTCAATAAATTTATAACAAACAATATAGAACTATGTTAATGTAAATATACAACTAATATTGTCTATTTATCAGAATCTTCTTCTGAGTACTAATAATGAACTTCTTACTTTCTTCTTCTAAATTATTACATATTTTTATTATTCTACACTTTTCCTTAAACTCCTTCTATTTGTTTATAAAGTCTATTTTTTCTTTTCTAACAAACTATGATTTTAAAAAAGTGCGTACTTTTTTCGCGATTTTGTATACTTAAAAAATTTTTTCTTATTTTGTGTAGAAACAATTTCATAGTCAGTTCTGAACCCAAAAGCATCATGAAGTGCATCCGTAAAATCAGATCGAGTATAGGTTGGAACATAACCTTAAAAGTATAAAGCGGATGGTTACTATGTTTCTATGAACTAGACATAACATAATCTATGAGTCTATAATCTATATATCGATGTATATATAGTTTTTACTTGAGTATTGAAATTTTGAAAGTGATGAGATAAAATAACTGTAATTAGTGATAGTATTGCTTTGTGAACTTATTTAAGCGGTAATGGAATAGACGAGTTGATATGTTTCCTTATACGAGCCAATTTTAGTGCCCAAATTCCATATAAAAATATCTCGTCGATATGTTCCCGTGTACACGTTTTACCTTTTTAGATCAAGTAGACAAGTTGAATGTAATTCTGAAAGCTCAGTAAAATTAAAACTTACAGCCTTGTAATCAATATTATGCACACCACGTGATTACAAGCTATAGGTTTACTTCTATTTCCAACCCAGACTTAAACTCCACCACTAACCTGTCATAATATACAATCGTTTTTTCAACTAGTTTTCTAACCAGTTTATCATCAAACTCCGTAATATCACCCGTTTGCGTGTTAAGAAAGTCAGTCATTTCAGCAATCCGATCCCGCTTATCTTGGCGGAGAGCGTTTCTCGTGAGGATTTCTTGCCTCAAATCCCGTAACCGGTAAATCTCATTGACAATATTATCATAGCTTTCCTTTGAATTTGCCTTTTGGATCAACTCGGTTTGGAGTTCTTCCAGCCTTTTATCAATATCTGCTGTACTTTCATCCAAGTCCTCGCTTAATACGGTTTCAATATTCTTTTTCAGTATAGCCAGAAAAGAGTTTTTTCCAGTCTGTAATTGTAAAAGTGCGCCAGACTTGCTCTGTTTTAAGGTCGTTTAGCAATTCTGTCATCAGAAGCTCCGCAACCTTTTGTACCGCGGTGTGTCCTAATTCTTCTTTTCGTGTATATATGGCAGGAACCTGGCCGATGGTGCGGATTTCAAGGTTTTCTTATACAGCTCCATAGCCGCCGCGGTAAACTCGTTGCCATATTCCTCAAGCATCTCGGGCGTACCGTAGTCTTGAGTAATCATATCGGTATATGTAACACAGATGCGCTGCCACGATTCTTCCGCGCCGTTTAGTTCGCACAACAGAAGCAAATAGGGCTGGCCTGCGCTGCTCCACTCAGTCAGCCAGCCGTCTTCCATCCGCATACCTCCGGCAAGAGCCACCTTGTTGGCGTTTTCCGGAAGCAGACGGTATTCCAGCAGCCACATTTCGATAACCTTAGTCAGGGATGCAGTGCCGGTATTCATACGGGTCATTGCCGTAATCTTCGCATCGGTTATATTGTAGCCAAGGCTGTTGTAATACTCTATCTGTTTGCGCATATAGTCTACAGCGTAATCCCTGACCGGCTGGGGAACATCGGCCGCCGCATCCCAGCGGATATCAGTCGAATTTATATCCGCGGCTTCACCGTTAAAATCACTTATTTTCTCTAATCTAAACAGCCAGCGAATGTGACGGGTTTCATCGTTGTCATACCCTAAAGCAAATAGCACATCCCCGTCCTTAAGCTGCATCACCAAATAAAATGTCTTAATATCATCATCTTTTTTATCTGCACGATAAATCAATTTCGTTTTATTAATTGCTTCACGAACATTATCAGATGGTGAATGGAATAGTGCCGACAATTCCTGTCTGCTTATTTCACAGGGATACAATCCACCATGCATGATCCAATCTTTATCGGTGATCTCTTTACTGTAAAGTTTATAGTCGGATGAAATGCTGTACTGAGGTACAGTATCCAATGTATAGCTAAAAGAATACATGGGTGCATCGTAGAGAATTTCTTTAACGCGATAGGATGAACCGTTGAATGATGCCGAAGACTTGGGGTTTGCCGCTAGTCCTATTGCAACTGCCGCCACAATAATAATTGAGAAAAATATTATCCAAAACCTTGGCTTCCTGTAGTTTAAAACATTTTTTATTCTCCCTTTTACATTCCCCTCGCCAAAAGCAAGCGGGCTTCCATTTAAAATATGCCTTCCGGTAGCAAGAGATAATAACGTATTAGCATAAGGCTTTTTAATATCTTCATCCATTACTTTCAATACTCTTTCGTCACAGGATAGTTCCATATCTGTACTCATCAACACGAACGCTATCCACACCAGGGGGTTAAACCAATGGATGGACACTATTAAGAATGCTATTATCTTTATGATATGGTCTTTCCGATGGATATGAGTCTGTTCGTGTATCAGGATGTAATTCTGTTCCTCTTTGCTCAATCCAACCGGTAAATATATCTTAGGTCTTACCAATCCAAGCACAAATGGT comes from the Defluviitalea raffinosedens genome and includes:
- a CDS encoding recombinase family protein; the encoded protein is MVKYKVKLAKKKVIELIYNPKVQFIPARPPQRETRVGIYSRVSSNSMDQLNSLTSQISALTRMVASVPRWLLVDVYIDIASSKTGSSRKEFNRMLEDCKSRNLEIIITKNISRFGRDTVEVLEALHQLRLLGIRVIFEQENLDTADTDNDLMISIIESIAQAENESRSDNIKWGIKQKAAQGTSKLYNRKCYGYENDTNGELIINEEEAKNVKLIFNLYLQGSSIVGIMKELGNRGIKTPTGKYTWSKRTIDVMLSNEKYIGVVRLLDKGDHEVHYVSENNHPPIISKERFKAVQSEKVNRSNVVQGKEGNQRKRSKYSSKK
- a CDS encoding helix-turn-helix domain-containing protein, which translates into the protein MNNYISENIRNLRRQKNVTQEELAEYLNISFQTISKWERGENLPDINMLVALANYFNVSTDELLGMDKHKSDFFSYDFGKNINELIKEEKYDEAVNKYREAQKIYPNNIGISAGLAMVLALRNELSDWDEAVELCKKVLGELQYEKVKTSVRTVLFIIMKSTMTREEALIQVKQLTHIWESREMITSEMYEGEERVRYLKSLVNLIISLLYNKIENGQLNDMELLKMIYLGPQNIEDNKESILKKLEIIKDFIVR
- a CDS encoding MerR family transcriptional regulator; this translates as MKLMTISEVTKTFNITTRMLRYYDEIGLLPSTRKQNYAYRVYDESALRRLQQIITLRKLRIPLKKIAMIFNDDEQTKIIEIFQESIDELNNEIIALQTIRDILNTFITRLNSMMHTHIRLDMLNDADIMSVIQTLSLSKIKFKEEYSMDDLNKANEILSTLKNVRIIHLPPCTVAASHYFGENPEENAGKPLNEFVRSIELQKIKPDLRMFGFNNPSPTGNETYGYEFWVTIPDDLDVPFPLQKKYFKGGLYAAHCIKMGDFHEWQLLGQWVMNSSEYEYDAREPFGMNGCLEEHLNAYSYFAGDEKAAQFIQLDLLVPIKPK
- a CDS encoding GNAT family N-acetyltransferase, producing the protein MEQIKQIKIADLQDCVKVINKSFSTVAREFNLSEQNCPRHPSFMEIDTLQKRFTDGYQMFGLYEQEKLVGYVSISIDEDNVAELHNLAVLPGYRHKGYGKRLLDYCETKAKEMGCNKIKIEIIEENRILKNWYLKNGFIHLFIKKFDYLPFTVGFMEKHI
- a CDS encoding M56 family metallopeptidase, yielding MSELFLTVLNMSLTASYVILFVMLVRLLLKKAPKVISYVLWGVVAFRLIIPFSFESMFSLIPRNANAVPIPHDIIYQQTPQINSRIEAVDPFVSQSLPAPTAGASANPFQIYVEIGAYIWVFGIIALLVYSLVSILILKRQLKSAQLIEKNIFQVHNLQTPFVLGLVRPKIYLPVGLSKEEQNYILIHEQTHIHRKDHIIKIIAFLIVSIHWFNPLVWIAFVLMSTDMELSCDERVLKVMDEDIKKPYANTLLSLATGRHILNGSPLAFGEGNVKGRIKNVLNYRKPRFWIIFFSIIIVAAVAIGLAANPKSSASFNGSSYRVKEILYDAPMYSFSYTLDTVPQYSISSDYKLYSKEITDKDWIMHGGLYPCEISRQELSALFHSPSDNVREAINKTKLIYRADKKDDDIKTFYLVMQLKDGDVLFALGYDNDETRHIRWLFRLEKISDFNGEAADINSTDIRWDAAADVPQPVRDYAVDYMRKQIEYYNSLGYNITDAKITAMTRMNTGTASLTKVIEMWLLEYRLLPENANKVALAGGMRMEDGWLTEWSSAGQPYLLLLCELNGAEESWQRICVTYTDMITQDYGTPEMLEEYGNEFTAAAMELYKKTLKSAPSARFLPYIHEKKN